The following are encoded together in the Nocardioides okcheonensis genome:
- a CDS encoding metallophosphoesterase translates to MPSVRSFLTPALRGLAPAVLAAGAALLASPAHSEPAAPAPPAVFVSEVLPDNGTHTFTDPGGVTRTSTQDNFEFIEVANPTDADVDLADVTLVYHGTATLTLGAGSPRTVPAGGALALWLQYGTGDGWSASSPNSSLFTDADFRRHHGMDPDTPVGHVTGQAGLANSGTRNVEVRDASGVLSRSTYVASSDVGPGQAAHYATPAVGAVDAPVFASKAAPSPGRLDPGQGVTAPPPDTGVPTQPPAPPTDPDLRAPILQVTEVAPDTANVDGSDAYEFVEVYNASDRPVDFRDFTLSYLYIDANAVVTNQALWPATPRDPVIEPGRTLVLWVRNAANQALGQDDFNAAYDADLTLGEDLVGVRSSGMANGGLRGIQVMTNTGIDTSTTYYFDDAQTTATTALQYAWNPAASPDHLWVPQPSDGTVQTLTGLATPTPGYTRPAQVPDGLVQTPTVDAAPVIDDLTGGPLLPQTDDLTLGFDVQDDHQVRTAELTLATDVGDPVTRSLRFESPGRFVHTVASVDLYGKRWVDYTLEVSDGTHTTTLGPVRVDLAPGPQAPVRLNHADGDFLVGTAPLTATTDGDPADLSLAVDGEAIGDAVPSLEASPRFAFEATNTDAFFRNGVKIGDEVLGIFDEGFYERTETVAADVPLEDVARGRQVTVGIYAGTKAWPDPDPDENNDDFTAMDPRLALPDGRVLRPVACAAAGEGQDPSPRACPDPGTGIAFSDASQVYFLATFDVPDDAFDSVLHQWDTAAVADGPHEVTATSAAGAARRTVVVDNSAPEITSSIADGAKMRGSFDVDASATDAGSGLESLVATLDGEEVTLPHPTSSVDLEPGAHVVELTAVDALGNARTRTIGFTTPEEQPSAALIAPADGAELETGDVTLEATPTDPEGDVLDVELRRGFHLDADDEGVTASAGTTHDAGSVVRDGATLLTAEELEAIGTADGLAATTRSDDLFPFQLYTVEVPEDAGDDFTARIHWSGSANAEARIGLHVLDVTRGVWDEVDEHLTTGGAPTEFVLEALVPAADHVEDGRITVLVQHSEGFTTPGQSDRGDQVTPYSAKGVTPRGQYDFTVAWESDTQYYNQNPDFHRHQRAIHDFLVRQRSGLDLQYLMHTGDIVNDWDQPAQWERADAAYRDLDEAAIPYGVLAGNHDVGNQRNDYGPYGRWFGEARYAANPWYGGSHEDNRGHYDLVSADGVDLMVVSMGWGAGDPQVRWMNRVIREHPERKVILNLHEFMLTTGGLGPVPQRIMDEVVAPNPNVIAVGSGHYHDAYTRTDEMDDDGDGVADRTVYSMLFDYQGLPEGGLGYLRLLHFDNEGGRIVVRTYSPSLDDFDSDDPSLDQVHQEFEIPYAASGLQARTKQLATDELSIDILTAEPVASFDDVASGTPLETTWNVEAGRHGWYVRTADPHGAVDHSAVHSFTVAEPTVPTPTPTPTPTPTPVPTATPTPVPGAVVPGTPRLSGTARVGETLTVDPGSWAPGTTLAYAWYADGELLAGERAQTLDLRARHRDLQISVTVSGAAAGLSSSAASVVDDRRVRPGRLAASRPRITGVPVVGRVLRVDVGEWTDGARLRVVWLTADGRRVGAGARLALRPALRDERIRVRVVGRLRGHTTVRRTSAPTPEVRAR, encoded by the coding sequence ATGCCGTCCGTCAGGTCGTTCTTGACCCCTGCCCTCCGTGGCCTCGCACCCGCCGTCCTCGCTGCCGGAGCCGCGCTCCTCGCCTCTCCGGCCCACTCCGAGCCGGCCGCGCCGGCGCCGCCGGCCGTCTTCGTGTCGGAGGTGCTGCCGGACAACGGCACCCACACCTTCACCGACCCGGGCGGCGTGACCCGCACCAGCACGCAGGACAACTTCGAGTTCATCGAGGTCGCCAACCCGACCGACGCCGACGTCGACCTCGCCGACGTCACGCTCGTCTACCACGGCACGGCCACGCTCACGCTCGGCGCGGGCTCGCCCCGCACCGTCCCCGCGGGCGGCGCCCTCGCACTCTGGCTGCAGTACGGCACGGGCGACGGGTGGAGCGCCAGCAGCCCCAACTCGTCACTCTTCACCGATGCCGACTTCCGGCGCCACCACGGCATGGACCCAGACACGCCGGTCGGCCACGTCACCGGCCAGGCCGGGCTGGCCAACAGCGGCACGAGGAACGTGGAGGTCCGCGACGCGTCGGGGGTGCTCAGCCGCTCGACCTACGTCGCGTCGAGCGACGTCGGGCCCGGGCAGGCGGCGCACTACGCGACGCCAGCCGTCGGTGCGGTCGACGCGCCCGTGTTCGCCTCCAAGGCCGCGCCGAGCCCCGGTCGACTCGACCCGGGCCAGGGCGTCACGGCACCTCCGCCGGACACCGGCGTCCCGACCCAGCCGCCGGCGCCCCCGACCGACCCGGACCTGCGAGCCCCGATCCTGCAGGTCACGGAGGTCGCGCCGGACACAGCCAACGTCGACGGGAGCGACGCCTACGAGTTCGTCGAGGTGTACAACGCCTCCGACCGGCCGGTGGACTTCCGCGACTTCACCCTCTCCTACCTCTACATCGACGCCAACGCAGTCGTCACCAACCAGGCGTTGTGGCCCGCCACGCCGCGTGACCCCGTCATCGAGCCCGGTCGGACCCTGGTGCTGTGGGTCCGCAACGCGGCCAACCAGGCGCTCGGCCAAGACGACTTCAACGCCGCCTACGACGCCGACCTGACCCTGGGCGAGGACCTCGTCGGGGTGCGCTCCTCCGGCATGGCCAACGGCGGGCTGCGCGGCATCCAGGTGATGACGAACACCGGGATCGACACGAGCACCACCTACTACTTCGACGACGCCCAGACGACGGCGACGACCGCCCTGCAGTACGCCTGGAACCCCGCGGCGTCCCCTGACCACCTGTGGGTCCCGCAGCCGAGCGACGGAACGGTGCAGACCCTCACCGGGCTGGCGACGCCGACCCCCGGCTACACCCGTCCCGCGCAGGTGCCGGACGGCCTGGTGCAGACGCCCACCGTCGACGCGGCCCCGGTCATCGACGACCTGACCGGCGGCCCCCTGCTGCCGCAGACCGACGACCTCACCCTGGGCTTCGACGTGCAGGACGACCACCAGGTCCGCACGGCGGAGCTCACCCTCGCGACCGACGTCGGGGACCCGGTCACCCGGTCCCTCCGCTTCGAGTCCCCGGGCCGGTTCGTCCACACGGTCGCGTCGGTCGACCTCTACGGCAAGCGATGGGTCGACTACACCCTCGAGGTGTCCGACGGCACCCACACCACGACCCTCGGACCGGTGCGGGTCGACCTCGCCCCGGGGCCGCAGGCGCCGGTGCGGCTGAACCACGCCGACGGCGACTTCCTGGTCGGGACCGCGCCGCTCACCGCGACCACGGACGGCGACCCGGCGGACCTTTCGCTGGCCGTCGACGGCGAGGCGATCGGCGACGCGGTGCCGTCGCTCGAGGCGTCGCCGCGCTTCGCCTTCGAGGCGACCAACACCGACGCGTTCTTCCGCAACGGCGTGAAGATCGGCGACGAGGTCCTCGGGATCTTCGACGAGGGCTTCTACGAGCGCACCGAGACCGTCGCCGCCGACGTACCGCTCGAGGACGTGGCGCGCGGACGGCAGGTGACCGTGGGCATCTACGCGGGCACCAAGGCGTGGCCGGACCCCGACCCGGACGAGAACAACGACGACTTCACCGCCATGGACCCGCGCCTCGCGCTGCCCGACGGGCGCGTCCTGCGCCCGGTCGCGTGCGCCGCCGCGGGCGAGGGCCAGGACCCCAGCCCGCGGGCGTGCCCGGACCCGGGGACCGGGATCGCGTTCTCCGACGCCTCGCAGGTCTACTTCCTCGCGACCTTCGACGTCCCGGACGACGCGTTCGACTCCGTGCTGCACCAGTGGGACACCGCGGCCGTCGCCGACGGTCCGCACGAGGTGACCGCGACCTCGGCCGCGGGTGCGGCCCGTCGCACCGTCGTGGTCGACAACTCCGCCCCGGAGATCACCTCGTCGATCGCGGACGGCGCGAAGATGCGCGGGTCCTTCGACGTCGACGCCTCGGCGACCGACGCGGGCTCGGGCCTGGAGTCGCTGGTCGCCACGCTGGACGGCGAGGAGGTGACCCTCCCGCACCCGACCTCCTCGGTCGACCTCGAGCCGGGCGCCCACGTCGTCGAGCTCACCGCGGTGGACGCGCTCGGCAACGCCCGCACCCGCACGATCGGCTTCACCACGCCCGAGGAGCAGCCGTCGGCCGCGCTGATCGCCCCCGCGGACGGCGCCGAGCTCGAGACGGGGGACGTCACGCTCGAGGCCACGCCGACCGACCCCGAGGGTGACGTCCTCGACGTGGAGCTGCGTCGCGGTTTCCACCTCGATGCCGACGACGAGGGCGTGACCGCCAGCGCGGGCACCACCCACGACGCAGGCAGCGTCGTCCGCGACGGTGCCACGCTCCTCACGGCCGAGGAGCTCGAGGCGATCGGCACCGCCGATGGGCTCGCGGCGACGACCAGGTCCGACGACCTCTTCCCCTTCCAGCTCTACACCGTGGAGGTGCCCGAGGATGCGGGCGACGACTTCACCGCCCGCATCCACTGGTCCGGCTCGGCCAACGCCGAGGCGCGGATCGGGCTCCACGTGCTGGACGTCACCCGGGGCGTGTGGGACGAGGTGGACGAGCACCTCACGACGGGTGGGGCGCCGACCGAGTTCGTGCTCGAGGCACTCGTGCCGGCCGCGGACCACGTCGAGGACGGGCGGATCACCGTGCTGGTGCAGCACTCCGAGGGCTTCACGACTCCCGGCCAGAGCGACCGCGGCGACCAGGTGACGCCCTACTCCGCCAAGGGCGTGACGCCCCGCGGCCAGTACGACTTCACGGTCGCCTGGGAGTCGGACACGCAGTACTACAACCAGAACCCGGACTTCCACCGGCACCAGAGGGCGATCCACGACTTCCTCGTGCGCCAGCGGTCCGGCCTCGACCTGCAGTACCTCATGCACACCGGCGACATCGTCAACGACTGGGACCAGCCGGCCCAGTGGGAGCGCGCCGACGCGGCCTACCGCGACCTCGACGAGGCCGCGATCCCCTACGGCGTCCTCGCCGGCAACCACGACGTCGGGAACCAGCGCAACGACTACGGCCCCTACGGTCGGTGGTTCGGCGAGGCCCGCTACGCCGCGAACCCCTGGTACGGCGGATCGCACGAGGACAACCGTGGCCACTACGACCTCGTCAGCGCGGACGGTGTCGACCTGATGGTCGTGTCGATGGGATGGGGCGCCGGCGACCCGCAGGTCCGCTGGATGAACCGGGTGATCCGCGAGCACCCCGAGCGCAAGGTGATCCTCAACCTGCACGAGTTCATGCTGACCACCGGTGGGCTCGGGCCCGTGCCCCAGCGGATCATGGACGAGGTGGTCGCGCCGAACCCCAACGTCATCGCCGTCGGCTCCGGTCACTACCACGACGCCTACACCCGCACCGACGAGATGGACGACGACGGCGACGGCGTCGCGGACCGCACGGTCTACTCGATGCTGTTCGACTACCAGGGGCTGCCCGAGGGCGGTCTCGGCTACCTCCGCCTCCTGCACTTCGACAACGAGGGCGGCCGCATCGTCGTCCGCACCTACTCGCCGTCCCTCGACGACTTCGACTCCGACGACCCGTCCCTCGACCAGGTGCACCAGGAGTTCGAGATCCCCTACGCGGCCTCGGGCCTGCAGGCGCGGACGAAGCAGCTCGCGACCGACGAGCTCAGCATCGACATCCTCACTGCGGAGCCGGTCGCGTCCTTCGACGACGTCGCGAGCGGCACCCCGCTCGAGACGACGTGGAACGTCGAGGCGGGCCGCCACGGCTGGTACGTCCGGACGGCCGACCCGCACGGCGCCGTCGACCACTCGGCCGTCCACTCGTTCACGGTCGCGGAGCCGACCGTCCCGACCCCGACCCCGACGCCGACCCCGACGCCGACCCCGGTGCCGACGGCCACCCCGACCCCGGTGCCGGGAGCCGTGGTGCCGGGGACCCCTCGGCTGTCCGGCACGGCCCGGGTGGGCGAGACCCTGACCGTCGACCCCGGCTCCTGGGCACCCGGCACCACGTTGGCGTACGCCTGGTACGCGGACGGCGAACTGCTGGCCGGGGAGCGCGCTCAGACGCTCGACCTGCGCGCGCGGCACCGTGACCTGCAGATCAGCGTGACCGTCAGCGGAGCGGCCGCCGGGCTCTCGTCGAGCGCTGCCTCCGTGGTCGACGACCGGCGCGTGCGGCCGGGGCGGCTCGCGGCGAGCAGGCCGCGGATCACCGGCGTGCCGGTGGTCGGTCGGGTGCTGCGGGTCGATGTGGGGGAGTGGACCGACGGGGCCCGGCTACGCGTCGTCTGGCTCACTGCCGACGGGAGGAGGGTCGGCGCCGGTGCACGGCTCGCCCTGCGCCCCGCGCTGAGGGACGAGCGGATCAGGGTGCGGGTCGTCGGTCGCCTGCGCGGGCACACGACCGTGAGGCGGACGAGCGCCCCCACGCCCGAGGTGCGTGCTCGCTGA
- a CDS encoding aminopeptidase P family protein has translation MSEPTAETPAETAAGAPEGTEDAQPKTESHDPAVPAAYAAFMREGWGNRDLDLPRHPVADRAAARRAKLAEAFPGERLVLPAGTFKVRSNDTDYRFRPDTAHTYFTGNQTSDAVLVLDDGEAVLYARPRSERDTDEFFRDRQYGELWAGRRPSAQEISDSLGIEVRHVKDLPSFDDDRKTRDLTRDEDLARVADELRLVKDEWEVGELQEACDITALGFEDSVREWDRVREFGERWIEGTFFRRARAMGNDIGYDSICAGGSHATTLHWIDNTGPIEPGKLVLLDMGVEGRNLYTADVTRTLPVDGRFTPLQRDLYDLVQQAQEAGIQAVRPGAAFLAAHNAAMEVLAHGLEDLGLLPVSAQEALDPESKVYARWTLHGTSHMLGMDVHDCGRTSVDIYPKGDLAEGMVLTVEPGLYFQEDDLLVPEELRGIGIRIEDDILVTADGHRNLSASLPRTSADVEEWMGSRIGA, from the coding sequence GTGAGCGAGCCGACTGCCGAGACCCCTGCCGAGACCGCCGCCGGAGCCCCCGAGGGCACCGAGGACGCCCAGCCGAAGACCGAGTCGCACGACCCGGCGGTGCCCGCGGCCTACGCCGCCTTCATGCGCGAGGGCTGGGGCAACCGCGACCTCGACCTGCCCCGCCACCCGGTCGCCGACCGCGCAGCGGCGCGGCGCGCCAAGCTGGCCGAGGCGTTCCCGGGCGAGCGCCTGGTGCTGCCCGCCGGGACCTTCAAGGTGCGCTCCAACGACACCGACTACCGCTTCCGCCCCGACACCGCCCACACCTACTTCACCGGCAACCAGACCTCCGACGCGGTGCTGGTGCTCGACGACGGCGAGGCGGTCCTCTACGCCCGGCCCCGCTCCGAGCGCGACACCGACGAGTTCTTCCGCGACCGGCAGTACGGCGAGCTGTGGGCCGGCCGCCGGCCGTCGGCCCAGGAGATCTCGGACTCCCTCGGCATCGAGGTGCGCCACGTCAAGGACCTCCCGTCCTTCGACGACGACCGCAAGACCCGCGACCTGACCCGCGACGAGGACCTCGCGCGGGTGGCCGACGAGCTGCGCCTGGTCAAGGACGAGTGGGAGGTCGGCGAGCTTCAAGAGGCGTGCGACATCACCGCGCTCGGCTTCGAGGACTCCGTGCGCGAGTGGGACCGCGTGCGGGAGTTCGGCGAGCGCTGGATCGAGGGCACCTTCTTCCGTCGCGCCCGTGCGATGGGCAACGACATCGGCTACGACTCGATCTGCGCCGGCGGGTCGCACGCGACCACGCTGCACTGGATCGACAACACCGGGCCGATCGAGCCCGGCAAGCTGGTCCTGCTCGACATGGGCGTCGAGGGCCGCAACCTCTACACCGCCGACGTCACCCGCACCCTCCCGGTCGACGGCCGGTTCACCCCGCTGCAGCGCGACCTCTACGACCTGGTCCAGCAGGCGCAGGAAGCGGGGATCCAGGCCGTGCGTCCCGGCGCCGCGTTCCTCGCCGCCCACAACGCCGCGATGGAGGTGCTGGCCCACGGCCTCGAGGACCTCGGCCTGCTGCCGGTCTCCGCGCAGGAGGCGCTCGACCCTGAGTCGAAGGTCTACGCCCGCTGGACCCTGCACGGCACCTCGCACATGCTCGGCATGGACGTCCACGACTGTGGTCGCACGTCGGTCGACATCTACCCCAAGGGCGACCTCGCCGAGGGCATGGTGCTGACCGTCGAGCCCGGTCTGTACTTCCAGGAGGACGACCTGCTCGTCCCCGAGGAGCTCCGCGGCATCGGCATCCGGATCGAGGACGACATCCTCGTCACCGCCGACGGCCACCGGAACCTCTCGGCCTCGCTCCCGCGCACGTCCGCCGACGTCGAGGAGTGGATGGGGTCCCGCATCGGTGCCTGA
- a CDS encoding methyltransferase domain-containing protein — MPDASPASSLTVEGGDLRCHHFDAGRCRSCTLLEVPRVRQVADKEAHARSLVDAPVWLPTVAGADAGFRNKAKMVVGGTVAVPTLGILDRGLAGIDLRDCGLHSPGLRAALDRVSGWVGEAGLTPYDVRARAGELKHVLLTESPDDELMLRLVMRSTALEARVRSRLPALHETLPALRVATINVQPEHKAVLEGEREVVLTDEATLPMRLATGVTLRLGPRSFFQTNTRVAEALYEQARTWVGALDEVRSAWDLYCGVGGFALHLAAPGRDVLGVEVSPDAIAAAGATAAGLGVAARFVAADATAWALAQPGAPDLVVVNPPRRGIGADLAGWLETSGVRHVVYSSCNAESLARDLALMPSLRPVEARVLDMFPHTTHYEVMVLLAR, encoded by the coding sequence GTGCCTGACGCGTCGCCGGCGTCCAGCCTCACCGTCGAGGGCGGCGACCTGCGCTGCCACCACTTCGACGCCGGGCGGTGCCGCTCCTGCACGCTCCTCGAGGTGCCGCGCGTGCGACAGGTCGCCGACAAGGAGGCGCACGCCCGCTCGCTCGTCGACGCGCCCGTGTGGCTGCCGACGGTCGCCGGCGCTGACGCCGGGTTCCGCAACAAGGCGAAGATGGTCGTCGGCGGCACCGTCGCGGTGCCGACCCTCGGGATCCTCGACCGCGGCCTCGCGGGGATCGACCTGCGCGACTGCGGCCTGCACTCCCCCGGGCTGCGCGCGGCCCTCGACCGGGTCTCCGGCTGGGTCGGCGAGGCCGGCCTCACGCCCTACGACGTACGCGCGCGGGCCGGCGAGCTCAAGCACGTGCTGCTGACCGAGTCACCCGACGACGAGCTGATGCTGCGGCTGGTGATGCGGTCGACGGCGCTGGAGGCCCGCGTGCGGTCGCGGCTGCCCGCCCTGCACGAGACCCTGCCGGCGCTACGGGTCGCGACGATCAACGTCCAGCCCGAGCACAAGGCGGTGCTGGAGGGAGAGCGCGAGGTCGTGCTCACCGACGAGGCGACGCTGCCGATGCGCCTCGCCACCGGCGTCACCCTGCGGCTGGGGCCGCGGTCGTTCTTCCAGACCAACACGAGGGTGGCCGAGGCGCTCTACGAGCAGGCGCGCACGTGGGTCGGCGCGCTCGACGAGGTGCGTTCCGCGTGGGACCTCTACTGCGGGGTGGGCGGCTTCGCGCTGCACCTCGCGGCGCCGGGGCGCGACGTGCTCGGCGTGGAGGTCTCCCCCGACGCGATCGCCGCCGCAGGCGCGACGGCTGCCGGGCTCGGCGTGGCCGCCCGCTTCGTCGCCGCCGACGCGACGGCCTGGGCGCTCGCCCAGCCGGGCGCACCGGACCTGGTCGTGGTCAACCCGCCGCGGCGCGGGATCGGCGCGGACCTCGCTGGCTGGCTCGAGACGTCGGGTGTGCGCCACGTCGTCTACTCGTCGTGCAACGCCGAGTCGCTCGCCCGCGACCTCGCGCTGATGCCGTCGCTGCGGCCCGTCGAGGCGCGGGTGCTCGACATGTTCCCGCACACCACCCACTACGAGGTGATGGTGCTGCTCGCGCGCTGA
- a CDS encoding putative leader peptide, with translation MHLSESAPATVGDLLTQRRAVDLVRTGSALCRRPTAD, from the coding sequence GTGCACCTTTCCGAGTCCGCCCCCGCGACCGTCGGCGACCTGCTGACGCAGCGCCGCGCGGTGGACCTCGTGCGCACCGGCAGCGCGCTGTGTCGTCGCCCGACCGCCGACTGA
- a CDS encoding dicarboxylate/amino acid:cation symporter, with protein MNTSVEAPAKRSRLRLPSFGVQVLTGLVLGVVLGLVARSMGADGVDSATGEVDPNWLTETLSTVGGTFVTLLRAVVPPLVFLAIVASIANLREVTNAARLAWKTLSWFAITALIAVTIGIALGLVLQPGDHTSVTSDAASAPSSSGSWLDFLTGLVPANVLGLEGYDNGDGSVGFSFNVLQILVVAIAVGIATLKVGEAADPFLAFVRSALAVVQKVLWWIILLAPIATVGLLGNAVASYGWDALGSLGTFTVAIYAGLAIVLLGVYPALLKLNGLSVRQFFSGAWPAMSLAFVSRSSVGTMPLTQSVTERNLGVPRSYASFAVPLGATTKMDGCASIYPAISAIFVAQFFGLDLSVTDYVLIAFVSVIGSAATAGVTGATVMLTLTLSTLGLPLEGVGLLLAIDPILDMGRTAVNVTGQALVPTIVAKREGILDRETYDAPRGRTPWREEAEPAADREPAGAAA; from the coding sequence ATGAATACTTCAGTTGAGGCGCCGGCAAAGCGCTCGCGCCTCCGGCTCCCGTCGTTCGGCGTCCAGGTCCTGACCGGCCTGGTGCTCGGCGTGGTCCTCGGCCTCGTCGCGCGCTCGATGGGCGCGGACGGCGTCGACTCCGCGACCGGCGAGGTCGACCCGAACTGGCTGACCGAGACGCTCAGCACCGTCGGCGGCACGTTCGTCACGCTGCTGCGCGCGGTCGTCCCGCCGCTGGTGTTCCTCGCGATCGTCGCCTCGATCGCGAACCTGCGCGAGGTCACGAACGCCGCCCGCCTGGCCTGGAAGACGCTCTCGTGGTTCGCCATCACCGCCCTGATCGCGGTGACGATCGGCATCGCGCTCGGCCTGGTCCTCCAGCCGGGCGACCACACCAGCGTGACGTCGGACGCCGCGTCCGCGCCGTCGTCGAGCGGCTCGTGGCTCGACTTCCTCACCGGCCTGGTCCCGGCCAACGTGCTCGGCCTCGAGGGCTACGACAACGGTGACGGCAGCGTCGGCTTCTCCTTCAACGTGCTGCAGATCCTCGTGGTCGCGATCGCCGTCGGCATCGCCACCCTCAAGGTCGGCGAGGCGGCCGACCCGTTCCTCGCCTTCGTCCGCTCCGCGCTCGCCGTGGTCCAGAAGGTGCTGTGGTGGATCATCCTGCTCGCCCCGATCGCGACCGTCGGCCTGCTCGGCAACGCCGTGGCCAGCTACGGCTGGGACGCGCTGGGCTCGCTCGGCACCTTCACGGTCGCGATCTACGCCGGCCTGGCGATCGTGCTGCTGGGGGTCTACCCGGCGCTGCTCAAGCTCAACGGGCTCTCGGTGCGCCAGTTCTTCTCCGGCGCGTGGCCGGCCATGTCGCTGGCCTTCGTCTCCCGCTCCTCGGTCGGCACCATGCCGCTCACCCAGAGCGTGACCGAGCGCAACCTCGGCGTCCCCCGGTCCTACGCCTCGTTCGCCGTGCCGCTGGGTGCGACGACCAAGATGGACGGCTGCGCCTCGATCTACCCGGCGATCTCCGCGATCTTCGTCGCCCAGTTCTTCGGGCTGGACCTCTCCGTCACCGACTACGTGCTGATCGCCTTCGTGTCGGTCATCGGCTCGGCGGCCACCGCCGGCGTCACCGGCGCGACCGTGATGCTGACGCTCACCCTGTCCACGCTGGGCCTCCCGCTCGAGGGCGTCGGCCTGCTGCTGGCGATCGACCCGATCCTCGACATGGGCCGCACCGCGGTCAACGTGACCGGCCAGGCCCTGGTCCCGACGATCGTCGCGAAGCGCGAGGGCATCCTCGACCGCGAGACCTACGACGCCCCGCGGGGTCGTACGCCGTGGCGCGAGGAGGCCGAGCCGGCCGCGGACCGCGAGCCCGCGGGAGCCGCCGCCTGA
- a CDS encoding DNRLRE domain-containing protein, with the protein MSHTITRTASALVFVTGLAGVAIASSPAGATTTDTTATVDSSVSSAQPGTNFGSSSTLTVDGRTNRTQQAFLKFTVPDVAAGETLDSVTLRLRPTVDSSTGVTVVRAGNGWTEGNVTWSSRPSTTVRLGTSGALAAGTVESIALDASKLTPGEVLSVRIETSARKALTFSSSEARTASSRPELRVSTASRPTPTPTPTPTPNPTSFPPATPVMPKVIGMSAPTNLWAQRIQEVGAQGVTARRIFADLSASGSSQLPLIRETIADGMMPVISYKVPDPAALANGSYDTWLSTLRSQLTGLGAPVTATFWHEPNGDMDPAVFRAASLKFFNLVDAPSIAVGPILNGWLLDRRVSDFAAFTDATLLNKWEFVAVDSYQNGTAAAPGDLLPARAVPLLASWMDSVGHPNKPLGLGEYNGHTAQAVAEAGESILSTPELWFGLAWNSTAGAYSPLVGDRITAFQRTKADPRARR; encoded by the coding sequence ATGTCACACACGATCACGAGAACGGCGTCCGCGCTGGTCTTCGTCACCGGCCTGGCAGGCGTCGCGATCGCTTCCTCGCCCGCCGGCGCCACCACCACCGACACGACTGCGACGGTCGACTCCTCCGTCAGCTCCGCGCAGCCCGGCACCAACTTCGGCTCGAGCTCGACCCTGACGGTCGACGGCCGGACCAACCGCACCCAGCAGGCGTTCCTCAAGTTCACCGTCCCCGACGTCGCCGCCGGCGAGACGCTGGACTCCGTCACCCTGCGGCTCCGGCCGACCGTGGACTCCTCCACCGGGGTCACCGTCGTCCGTGCCGGCAACGGCTGGACCGAGGGCAACGTCACCTGGTCCTCGCGTCCCTCGACCACCGTCAGGCTCGGCACCTCCGGTGCGCTCGCCGCCGGGACCGTCGAGTCGATCGCGCTCGACGCGTCCAAGCTGACGCCCGGCGAGGTGCTGAGCGTGCGCATCGAGACCTCGGCCAGGAAGGCGCTCACCTTCTCCTCGAGCGAGGCCCGCACGGCCTCGTCCCGCCCGGAGCTCCGGGTGAGCACGGCCAGCAGGCCCACCCCGACGCCGACGCCCACCCCGACGCCGAACCCGACCTCCTTCCCGCCGGCCACGCCGGTGATGCCGAAGGTCATCGGCATGAGCGCCCCGACCAACCTGTGGGCGCAGCGGATCCAGGAGGTCGGCGCGCAGGGCGTGACCGCCCGCCGCATCTTCGCCGACCTCTCGGCCAGCGGCTCCAGCCAGCTGCCGCTGATCCGCGAGACCATCGCCGACGGCATGATGCCGGTCATCTCCTACAAGGTGCCGGACCCGGCCGCCCTGGCCAACGGCTCCTACGACACCTGGCTGTCCACGCTGCGCTCGCAGCTCACCGGCCTCGGCGCCCCCGTGACCGCGACCTTCTGGCACGAGCCCAACGGCGACATGGACCCGGCCGTGTTCCGCGCCGCCAGCCTGAAGTTCTTCAACCTGGTCGACGCGCCGTCGATCGCGGTGGGCCCGATCCTGAACGGCTGGCTGCTCGACCGTCGGGTCAGCGACTTCGCCGCCTTCACCGACGCCACGCTGCTCAACAAGTGGGAGTTCGTCGCGGTGGACTCGTACCAGAACGGCACCGCCGCAGCGCCCGGCGACCTGCTGCCGGCCCGCGCCGTCCCGCTGCTCGCCTCGTGGATGGACTCGGTCGGCCACCCGAACAAGCCCCTCGGGCTCGGTGAGTACAACGGCCACACCGCGCAGGCCGTGGCCGAGGCCGGCGAGTCGATCCTGTCGACGCCCGAGCTGTGGTTCGGCCTCGCCTGGAACAGCACCGCCGGTGCCTACTCGCCGCTGGTCGGCGACCGGATCACCGCCTTCCAGCGCACCAAGGCAGACCCCCGCGCTCGCCGATGA